In the Quercus lobata isolate SW786 chromosome 5, ValleyOak3.0 Primary Assembly, whole genome shotgun sequence genome, one interval contains:
- the LOC115990672 gene encoding uncharacterized protein LOC115990672: MDSSIDSHSLLQPSCEVKRKRSITTMNDLPDGVLMEILVLLSLPSVVLRCKWVSKRWFSLISTPHFARRFVTQHPHVHHPLSLIFYYPDCCSNRRLLVTTNSETETESELELKPLAAYLHNICDPNTSSLRASCNDLLLWCDRAEQVVQHCPPITMVFYSIINPFTRQCLELPPRLVPHLHSRSLGLRVGIICSYDYNNDNQLSSSFRVVLIPWSRTKFTTQFNVHIFSSDTGEWSDSVVLCPPNLDGFKLSLTPLPTIPYKGFLFWSIDGARLFGFDPYNSTCCCVIEKPVQLEQFQEIDCLGLCRGCLRISQVSKYPYRNEHPCLRVWELIDFDKDGNNNGGGAGGKWCLKHELYFNQMVSEKSPWLAQYLTRIFPLVSVLAFHPNDADIMYLTIQSKVVLCNLQSRTLEVFCHVPQSGLGHHFIHHALTFVLPSWPTPLPFTETGWHC, encoded by the coding sequence ATGGATTCTTCCATAGATTCTCATTCTCTGTTGCAGCCATCATGCGAAGTCAAACGCAAACGCTCAATCACTACTATGAACGATCTACCCGATGGTGTATTGATGGAAATTCTGGTTCTTCTGTCGTTACCATCTGTGGTGTTACGTTGCAAGTGGGTATCAAAACGCTGGTTTTCTCTAATCTCCACTCCTCATTTTGCTCGACGCTTTGTTACACAACACCCACATGTACACCACCCCTTAAGCCTGATCTTCTACTACCCTGATTGCTGCTCAAACCGACGTCTCCTCGTAACAACTAATTCTGAGACTGAGACTGAATCTGAATTGGAATTAAAACCTCTGGCTGCTTATCTACACAATATATGTGATCCTAATACTAGTTCGCTTCGAGCTTCTTGTAATGACTTGCTGTTATGGTGCGACAGAGCTGAACAAGTGGTGCAGCATTGTCCTCCAATCACCATGGTCTTTTACTCTATCATCAATCCATTCACTAGGCAATGTCTCGAACTCCCTCCGCGTCTAGTTCCTCATCTTCATAGTCGTTCATTGGGCCTACGGGTTGGGATCATCTGCAGCTATGACTACAATAATGATAACCAACTCAGTTCTAGTTTCAGGGTAGTGCTCATTCCTTGGTCAAGAACCAAGTTTACCACACAATTTAATGTACACATTTTCTCTTCCGACACCGGAGAATGGAGTGACTCTGTGGTTTTGTGTCCTCCCAACCTGGACGGATTTAAATTGTCTCTCACCCCTTTACCCACTATCCCTTataaaggttttcttttttggtccaTTGATGGTGCCCGTCTTTTCGGGTTTGATCCTTACAACAGCACATGTTGCTGTGTGATTGAGAAGCCTGTACAATTGGAGCAATTCCAAGAAATTGATTGCCTTGGACTGTGTCGCGGCTGCCTGAGGATATCTCAGGTCTCAAAGTACCCTTATCGTAATGAGCATCCCTGTTTACGCGTTTGGGAACTCATAGACTTTGACAAAGATGGTAATAATAATGGAGGCGGAGCAGGAGGCAAATGGTGTTTGAAGCACGAGCTGTATTTCAACCAAATGGTTTCAGAAAAATCTCCCTGGCTCGCACAATATCTAACCCGGATTTTTCCTTTAGTCTCAGTGCTAGCTTTTCATCCCAATGATGCGGATATCATGTATTTAACGATTCAATCGAAGGTTGTCTTATGCAACTTGCAGAGCAGAACCCTGGAAGTCTTTTGTCATGTTCCTCAGAGCGGCCTTGGTCATCATTTTATTCACCATGCCTTAACCTTTGTGCTACCATCTTGGCCAACTCCCCTCCCTTTTACAGAAACAGGATGGCATTGCTGA
- the LOC115990673 gene encoding F-box protein At5g07610-like, producing MGLNACGSVLAAKIGACGSTRMGFDVGGGDQCLWESEFPLNDLPDCVLIEILILLPLPSVVLHCKWVSKRWFSLISNPYFVRRFIAQHHQQKQQEEQPFMLLNHFFHCPSHKRLHIANSSNKPELKSIAAYLQSQDRVHSRNYLTNWLRASCNDLLLCFHKAKDRAVIYSVMNPITRQCRALPPVPRRLLLNQVGIICTYDYNNSSSSFRVVLIPNFSNKLKVFKVHIFSSDSSKWRESVVLVPDQEGFEFSYCHFPAVPYKGLLFWCGRGGRLLGFDPYNNGRYCHSFVIEGPVELAIYIDCFGVSQGRLRISQIAFPGSRLEIWELNDYDIDNNGGRGKWFLKHEVYINEMVSEKWLIKYVNQNYDALSVLAFHPNDGDIVYLLIKSKVVLCNLQSRTIEVFCDIPQIVPYNVFTPLALTFVLPSWPTPIPSSPLQKQDAIADCPQ from the exons ATGGGTCTAAATGCTTGTGGATCGGTGTTGGCAGCAAagatcggtgcttgtggatcAACGAgaatgggttttgatgttggCGGCGGAGATCAATGCTT ATGGGAATCTGAATTTCCTCTGAATGATCTCCCGGACTGTGTATTGATCGAAATTCTGATTCTGCTGCCGTTACCATCTGTGGTGTTACATTGCAAGTGGGTATCAAAACGCTGGTTTTCTCTAATCTCGAATCCTTATTTTGTTCGCCGTTTTATTGCACAACAccaccaacaaaaacaacaggAGGAACAGCCCTTTATGTTGCTCAACCATTTCTTTCATTGCCCCTCACACAAACGTCTCCACATAGCTAATTCTTCTAACAAACCAGAATTGAAATCTATTGCTGCTTATCTACAAAGTCAAGACAGAGTTCATAGTCGCAATTATCTTACTAATTGGCTTAGAGCTTCGTGTAATGACTTGCTCTTATGTTTCCATAAGGCTAAAGATAGAGCAGTAATTTACTCTGTCATGAATCCAATCACTAGGCAATGTCGTGCGCTCCCTCCTGTTCCTCGTCGTTTATTATTGAACCAGGTTGGGATCATCTGCACCTATGACTACaataatagtagtagtagtttCAGGGTGGTGCTCATTCCTAATTTCAGTAACAAGTTAAAGGTATTTAAGGTACACATATTCTCGTCTGACTCCAGTAAATGGAGAGAGTCAGTGGTGTTGGTTCCAGACCAGGAGGGATTTGAATTCTCTTATTGTCACTTCCCGGCTGTTCCCTATAAAGGTTTGCTTTTTTGGTGTGGTAGGGGTGGCCGTCTTCTCGGGTTTGATCCATACAACAACGGCAGATATTGTCATTCCTTTGTGATTGAGGGGCCTGTAGAATTGGCCATATATATTGATTGCTTCGGAGTGTCTCAGGGCCGCCTGAGAATATCTCAGATTGCATTTCCAGGATCACGTTTGGAAATTTGGGAGCTCAACGACTATGATATTGATAACAATGGAGGCCGAGGCAAATGGTTCTTGAAGCACGAGGTGTATATCAACGAAATGGTTTCAGAAAAATGGCTCATAAAATATGTAAACCAGAATTATGATGCACTCTCCGTGCTAGCTTTTCATCCCAATGATGGGGATATCGTGTATTTGTTGATAAAATCGAAGGTTGTACTATGCAACTTGCAGAGCAGAACCATTGAAGTCTTTTGTGACATTCCTCAAATCGTCCCATATAATGTCTTTACGCCCCTTGCCTTAACCTTTGTGCTACCATCTTGGCCAACTCCCATTCCATCTTCTCCCTTACAGAAACAAGATGCCATTGCTGACTGCCCCCAATAG